The genomic segment TTATCTTTCACGCGATGTAGCTTTCCATTTAATAACCCGCATCGCGTACGTAGCTCGTATCGAATTAATTAGCCGAAAAGCGTGCGCTACCGCCGCTTCCGCGTTAATGAGCACAGTGTAGCATGCGTCACGCGACTATCACAATCTCAATCTCCCTGACACATTTTCCAGGTGGCGAACCCCCGGGCACAAGAAGCATCGTGGCTTACTCATGGGCGCGGAGATTGGCACTCGATTACAGACCCTCCAAGGAGTGCGATGGTAATGGAACGTACGGAACGACGTTAAATACGTTCAAGTTAACCGATGAGAAGTGGCTCGAGACAATCCCCGGACAGCTCTTCCTGTACAGCGCCCACTTGGACCTGAGAGTGGCCGGTTACCCTAGCCTCAGGGTGATTGGCGTTAAACGTGGACCTCTACCGACCTCTGGCCTTTTCTGCACCGTCTGGTGAGACATTTTTTCGCGAGCGAGTCAGCCTTTCCATCTTTTCTAGTCACTTCAACCGTTCTTActtccggtatatagtaaagcCCTGGTATCGGCGGTTGATCGCGATTCTGCATAATTAAATGGTCACGgtctaaaaaattatatgaaaaatttgtaaatttcagcATAGTGGATCTTCAACTCTCCATATTATTACTAGATTACGGATCTTTATGGAAATTAATGTTTCTATGAACACTAGGAAATAGAACTCTTAAACAgagatttcttttttctattaaatattataatcagtactattgtattatattttatatatttttctatatgttATGCACGTTCTGTATATTTATACATCTTTAAAtcttccataaatgcataagtaTGCATAGGTAAGTACACAGTCCACAGATGATCCTTTTGACAATTCGGAGATTTCGCCGTGTTTCCAAAGCCATATCGTTTTCATCCTTAAAAGCCCCTTGCCTAAAAGTTGCTAGGATAATAATATATCCAAATAACGAGATAATCCAACGACATATAATAAGATAGAGCTAATCGAGTTCCACACACATCGTCCATGAACAGTCGTTTTAATCTAACTTCTTGCCCGGTTACTATCAAACTTTCTTTAGACCTTCTTCGAGGGGCAGGCAGCTGTTTTATAATTCGAACGATTATGTAAATTCGGTCACGAAACTAAACTTCCTTCAGTCAAAAAACATTGACCCCTTCTCGCAACCTATCTGAATATTCCGAGATTCAGCAGAAATTAATGATTTTACACGTTCCTCAGACACGGGGAggaagattttttttattaaaaacacgaGACTTTGTACCTGCTCGTTTAcatgtaagaaaatataaataggaAAGATCGTTTAAAAAGAAAACTTTCTTAAATTAAAGTCGCGATATGTTCTTTGAAATCTATccaaatatattgaatattatctatatattatcaaatatataatttctactCGTTCAGGTACAAAGAGGAAGAACGTGGCAGAGCTGTCAGCATGGAGGCACTTGTGTCGACGATTTGGTTAGACGAGTGGAGCGAGACAGTGGATAGCTATGCGGGGATCCTCGTTGGTTGTCAATTACCACCGGATGCAGCGATCGAGCCGTCGAAGGTGTACGTAGGCCTGGAGCCCTGCCACCAGAATGCTAGTCATAGTTTAACGATAAACGGGGAAGACAGGAACGAAGCGGAGGAACGACGCCGTCAGTTCACTCTTTGCATCAAGGGTTTGGATTTCGACGAGGACATCTCTCGGAAGATTGTCGCTTTTGTTGAATTCCACCGAATACTAGGCGCCGAGcacttttatttttacgtgttCAACGTTCACGAGAACGTGTTGAAGGTGTTGAGGCTGTACGAGCGATCGAACGTGATCAGATGGTTCAATCTGACGTTGCCGGGCGATTTACCGAACGAGAAGATCGCTAGAAGGCGGTTTCTCAGCGAGGACATCTGGATCAAGAGACGTATGGAGCTGATACCCTACAATCACTGCTTCTACGATAATCTTCATCGATCGGAATTCGTGCTGCCCATCGACATCGACGAGGCGATCGTTCCGGCCAGAAGAAAGAACTGGTATGAGCTGTTGCTCGACGAGAGGATCAAGCTTGGAAGAAACTTCAAGGACTTCGCCTCGTATGCAGTTAGAAACGTTTATTTCTTCCCTGAGCTGCAGACCAGAAATCAAACTGACCGCGTTAGCATCGAGGTCAATTCCACGAATATTCTGCCTGATCTGGATTATCTGGACACAATCAGAACTGCTTGCATCTCGCCAGAAGGTGACTCGGTGAAGAGCTTTGTCTCGACCAGGCGCGCGTTAACGGTGCACAATCATTACGCTCTGACCACACTGAATCCGTCCACCAGACGGGCGCACCATTTTGATCCAGAAGTTGTGTTAAAACATCATCATAGAGCCTGTGATGATAGACACTTGGATTGCGAGGTTATGATGGGGGACGTTAGGGTCGATGAATCCGCGTTAAGGTACGCGGATGAACTTAATCGAAGGATGAGGACGTTTTTCAGCGACTTCAAAGCATTCACGTAGCGGGAAGAatgatgtatataataaaatagaattaatagATTGTGGTGTATCTTATTGATTCTTCATCTCCTTATTTCCGAACGGAGACCAAATAATGAAGAATATGGTaagttatatatattaagatGTCCTTGAATTTAAAAAGTTCTCTTATCAATTATTTTGGAACTCGTTATAATGTTCCCTTTAAGCTATCAAGCGTTCTAAAACTTATACAATCGACAAAAGTAGGCTCGTCGTATCTTTCCCCTGTTGAAATTctcgaaaattttctttcggaATTCTCTGTTTATGCAAAATGAAGGTATTTAAAATAACATTGGATACAAGCGGGCACCGTTCCGCgaaatgaaatttgtataattaaaacgGAAGATACACGAAATCAGGGGCACAAACGAGCTATTTCAGCAATGCACCTCCGCATTACCTCTGGGAAATAAGATAAGAAGACAATGCGACGTTTGCAACTTGTAAC from the Bombus terrestris chromosome 1, iyBomTerr1.2, whole genome shotgun sequence genome contains:
- the LOC100642554 gene encoding uncharacterized protein LOC100642554, which produces MSVAGTRRLCRVGLVAVLVTALCVLTLLDSPPQLPDPPADPPPTPGGEPPGTRSIVAYSWARRLALDYRPSKECDGNGTYGTTLNTFKLTDEKWLETIPGQLFLYSAHLDLRVAGYPSLRVIGVKRGPLPTSGLFCTVWYKEEERGRAVSMEALVSTIWLDEWSETVDSYAGILVGCQLPPDAAIEPSKVYVGLEPCHQNASHSLTINGEDRNEAEERRRQFTLCIKGLDFDEDISRKIVAFVEFHRILGAEHFYFYVFNVHENVLKVLRLYERSNVIRWFNLTLPGDLPNEKIARRRFLSEDIWIKRRMELIPYNHCFYDNLHRSEFVLPIDIDEAIVPARRKNWYELLLDERIKLGRNFKDFASYAVRNVYFFPELQTRNQTDRVSIEVNSTNILPDLDYLDTIRTACISPEGDSVKSFVSTRRALTVHNHYALTTLNPSTRRAHHFDPEVVLKHHHRACDDRHLDCEVMMGDVRVDESALRYADELNRRMRTFFSDFKAFT